From one Hirundo rustica isolate bHirRus1 chromosome 8, bHirRus1.pri.v3, whole genome shotgun sequence genomic stretch:
- the TMEM273 gene encoding transmembrane protein 273, translating into MHTWVKPFCCHNFMMTLLTSWMSAPTAFLLLYFWRAKVHASGNPEEEIDYTYVIIGVTLGAVLAIGFVAVIICMIKAKVIDSVFGESDGRMDKRSNSGSSQNR; encoded by the exons ATGCACACTTGGGTGAAACCATTCTGTTGCCACAACTTCATGATGACCTTACTAACAAGCTGGATGTCAGCCCCAACAGCATTTCTCCTCTTAT ATTTTTGGAGAGCAAAGGTACATGCTTCTGGAAACCCAGAGGAGGAAATAG ATTACACATACGTTATTATAGGAGTTACTCTGGGAGCAGTTCTAGCAATTGGTTTTGTAGCAGTAATAATCTGCATGATCAAAGCCAAAGTGATTGACAGTGTCTTTGGag AGTCAGATGGCAGAATGGATAAAAG